Proteins co-encoded in one Cydia splendana chromosome 11, ilCydSple1.2, whole genome shotgun sequence genomic window:
- the LOC134795150 gene encoding uncharacterized protein LOC134795150 encodes MFLNKLVFLQPETIVVYAHVEGLECTGLSQNQFDRLSFSSVTMRLNFDLVWPRIACSVQSQGAKAAVLGREFEASNSGILQLTNTRVEGSVRVRARPISGVSIIDCSLLLSTNMESDLNVEWHGRDISHKANGVVEALNKQMQDKKEAIGVQLCKLLELAT; translated from the exons ATGTTTCTGAATAAGCTGGTATTCTTACAGCCGGAGACAATAGT GGTCTACGCGCACGTGGAGGGCTTGGAGTGCACGGGGCTCTCCCAAAACCAGTTCGACCGTCTCAGCTTCAGCTCGGTCACCATGCGGCTTAACTTCGACCTAGTGTGGCCAAGGATAGCCTGCTCTGTCC aATCACAGGGAGCTAAAGCAGCCGTCCTCGGGCGCGAATTTGAAGCTTCAAATTCTGGAAT CCTGCAGTTAACTAACACCCGCGTGGAGGGCAGTGTGCGCGTGCGCGCGAGACCCATCAGTGGCGTCAGCATAATCGACTGCTCGTTACTCTTGAGCACAAACATGGAG TCCGACCTGAACGTGGAGTGGCATGGACGCGACATCTCCCACAAGGCGAACGGGGTGGTGGAAGCCTTGAACAAGCAAATGCAGGACAAAAag GAGGCGATTGGGGTCCAGTTGTGCAAGCTGTTGGAGCTGGCAACGTGA